In Nerophis lumbriciformis linkage group LG04, RoL_Nlum_v2.1, whole genome shotgun sequence, a single window of DNA contains:
- the rpa2 gene encoding replication protein A 32 kDa subunit — MWNQGGYNDSSMAGGYTQSPGGFASPSLSQGGEKKGRTRATQIIPCTVSQLMSATQSDEAFRVGEVEVAQVTIVGIIRSTDKSMTNIQYKVDDMTSAPMDVKQWVDTDDPNVEGDVLPPGTYVKISGNLRSFQNNRSVVAFSVRPLEDMNEITSHMLEVVQAHMVLNKPQSLDQSKLSGPALARPAGGLAANIDVGYAGARDTVNNGLSANQNQVLSLIRGCPDQRGISIQDLKIRLGNLSLAVIKQVVEFLSNEGHIFSTIDEDHFKSTDCDE, encoded by the exons ATGTGGAACCAGG GAGGATATAATGACTCCAGTATGGCTGGGGGATACACTCAGTCGCCTGGCGGCTTTGCGTCGCCTTCCTTGTCCCAGGGAGGAGAGAAGAAAGGG AGAACCAGAGCTACACAGATCATCCCTTGCACCGTGTCCCAGCTGATGTCCGCGACCCAGTCAGATGAGGCCTTCAGAGTCGGGGAGGTGGAAGTGGCTCAA GTCACCATCGTAGGAATCATCAGGAGTACAGACAAGTCCATGACCAACATCCAGTACAAGGTGGACGACATGACGTCAGCCCCGATGGATGTGAAGCAGTGGGTGGACACAGAT GACCCTAATGTGGAGGGCGATGTGTTGCCTCCAGGCACTTACGTCAAAATTTCTGGCAACCTGCGCTCCTTTCAG AATAACCGATCTGTGGTGGCGTTCAGCGTCAGACCCCTGGAGGACATGAATGAGATCACGTCACACATGTTGGAGGTTGTCCAGGCGCACATGGTGCTCAACAAGCCTCAGTCCTTG GACCAGTCTAAACTGAGCGGCCCGGCCTTGGCGAGGCCTGCAGGAGGCCTGGCCGCTAACATTGACGTGGGCTACGCAGGCGCACGCGACACGGTTAACAACGGTCTAAGTGCAAATCAGAACCAG GTGCTGAGTTTGATAAGAGGATGTCCAGACCAACGAGGCATCAGCATTCAGGACCTGAAGATCAGACTGGGCAACCTCAGCCTGGCGGTCATCAA gcaggtgGTGGAGTTCCTCAGCAACGAAGGTCACATCTTTTCCACCATCGATGAAGACCACTTCAAGTCGACAGACTGTGACGAGTAG